Proteins from a genomic interval of Chroococcidiopsis thermalis PCC 7203:
- a CDS encoding hybrid sensor histidine kinase/response regulator: MRNSVTADSKKLPLRLILVVPFVLQIFAAVGLVGYFSFRNSQQTINDLANQLMTKASRLVNEHLNAYLATPHQINQINADAVELGHLDLQNYPKLGHYFWKQLQVFNVGYISYATVKGEFAAAGYYKNPQEAVIDEVSSATKRKDYIYATDSRGNRTKLIKSLPDYDPRSESVFQDTARAGKPTWSQVYAWDEDPDILSVAAGYPIYNKNKALLGVISADLRLTQIGDFLHHIQVSQSGKIFIVERNGLVVGSSSSELPYTIVNGKAQRLNFLNSRDRLIQSTAQYLQTKFDSLKQIQHSQQLEYMLVGKRQFVQLTPWRDKYGLDWLVVVVVPESDFMAQINANTRTTILLCLGALAIATVIGVYTSRWITQPILKLSRASQEIAAGNLAQTITVKGIQELDILAKSFHKMAGQLRESFAALETTNQALEQRVSERTLQLQLAKEAADAANQAKSEFLANMSHELRTPLNGILGYAQILQRSSRITEQEHKGISIISQCGNHLLTLINEILDLSKIEARKMELYPIEFHFPAFLQGVVEICSVRAEQKKIAFVYSAESEIPSGIYADEKRLRQVLINLLGNAIKFTERGEVKFTVKSRKLENLNYQVRFQIEDTGVGMTAEQLTKIFLPFEQVGDNKYQAQGSGLGLAITQKIVSLMKSTIQVSSQIGKGSIFWFDLEVTETTRWLDIARLRSQGKIVGFHGNKQKILVVDDRWENRSVIVSLLEPIGFELVEAENGREGLEKAYKFHPDLIITDLVMPLMNGFELLQKIRVSEQLSGIVAIASSASVFETNQYRSLAAGADEFLPKPIQAEILLEMLRSHLKLTWIYEQQENQIVSSIQDYASQPHQTELPPDEILTQLYELVRKGDLDNILTVAYQLEKLSDRYLYFAQEIIQLTENFQVKQLREKLQKYIKN, from the coding sequence ATGCGGAATTCCGTTACTGCCGATTCTAAAAAGCTACCACTACGCCTGATTCTAGTCGTGCCGTTTGTGCTACAAATCTTTGCTGCTGTGGGACTAGTAGGGTATTTCTCCTTCCGAAATAGCCAGCAGACGATAAACGACCTAGCTAATCAGCTAATGACAAAAGCTAGCCGACTTGTTAACGAACACCTTAACGCTTATCTAGCCACTCCACATCAAATTAATCAAATCAATGCCGATGCGGTAGAACTAGGACATTTGGACTTGCAAAACTATCCTAAACTAGGACATTACTTCTGGAAACAGTTACAGGTGTTTAATGTTGGCTATATTTCTTACGCAACAGTAAAAGGTGAATTTGCCGCAGCTGGCTATTACAAAAATCCCCAAGAGGCTGTAATTGATGAAGTCTCTTCAGCTACTAAAAGAAAAGATTATATATATGCTACAGATAGTCGTGGCAATCGTACTAAGTTAATTAAGAGCTTGCCAGATTACGATCCGCGATCGGAGTCTGTTTTTCAAGATACGGCGCGAGCAGGTAAGCCAACTTGGAGTCAGGTTTACGCTTGGGATGAAGATCCAGATATTTTATCGGTTGCGGCTGGCTACCCGATTTACAACAAAAATAAAGCATTGCTAGGAGTTATTAGCGCCGATCTGCGCCTCACACAGATTGGTGATTTCTTGCACCACATACAAGTGAGTCAGTCGGGAAAAATTTTTATTGTCGAACGGAATGGATTAGTTGTAGGAAGTTCGAGTTCCGAACTGCCATATACAATTGTGAATGGTAAAGCGCAGCGGCTTAATTTTCTCAACAGTCGCGATCGCTTAATTCAATCTACAGCACAATATTTACAAACTAAGTTTGACAGCTTAAAACAAATTCAACATAGCCAACAGCTAGAGTATATGCTGGTAGGAAAACGCCAGTTCGTCCAACTGACACCGTGGCGAGATAAATACGGTTTGGACTGGTTAGTGGTTGTTGTCGTACCTGAATCTGATTTCATGGCACAAATTAACGCCAACACCCGTACTACAATATTGCTCTGTTTGGGAGCATTAGCGATCGCTACAGTAATTGGTGTTTATACTTCTCGTTGGATTACTCAACCAATTTTAAAGCTGAGTCGAGCCAGTCAGGAAATTGCTGCTGGAAATTTAGCGCAAACAATCACAGTTAAAGGTATTCAAGAACTCGATATTTTAGCTAAGTCCTTTCACAAAATGGCAGGACAATTAAGAGAATCTTTTGCAGCTTTAGAAACGACAAATCAAGCATTAGAACAGCGCGTGAGCGAACGTACTCTCCAACTGCAATTAGCAAAAGAAGCTGCTGATGCTGCGAATCAAGCCAAAAGCGAATTTCTGGCTAATATGAGCCATGAGTTAAGGACTCCGTTAAATGGGATTTTAGGTTACGCTCAAATTCTCCAACGTTCTTCAAGAATTACAGAGCAAGAACATAAAGGAATTAGTATTATCTCTCAGTGTGGCAATCATCTCCTTACCCTAATTAATGAGATTCTCGATCTTTCAAAAATTGAAGCGCGCAAGATGGAACTTTATCCCATTGAATTTCATTTTCCTGCTTTTCTACAAGGGGTAGTAGAAATTTGTAGCGTTCGTGCCGAGCAAAAGAAAATTGCTTTCGTTTATAGTGCGGAAAGCGAAATACCTTCTGGGATTTACGCTGATGAGAAGCGTTTGCGCCAGGTATTAATTAACTTGCTCGGTAATGCAATTAAATTTACAGAGCGCGGGGAAGTTAAATTTACAGTTAAAAGCCGAAAACTCGAAAATTTAAATTATCAGGTAAGGTTTCAAATCGAGGATACTGGTGTAGGCATGACAGCCGAACAATTAACAAAGATTTTTTTACCCTTCGAGCAAGTGGGAGATAATAAATACCAAGCGCAAGGAAGTGGTTTAGGACTGGCAATTACCCAGAAAATTGTTTCTTTGATGAAAAGTACCATTCAGGTATCTAGTCAAATAGGAAAAGGTAGTATTTTTTGGTTCGATCTAGAAGTGACTGAAACTACAAGATGGTTGGACATAGCTAGGCTAAGGTCTCAAGGTAAGATTGTTGGTTTTCATGGCAATAAGCAGAAAATTTTAGTAGTTGACGATCGCTGGGAGAATCGTTCTGTTATTGTCAGTCTTTTAGAGCCAATTGGATTTGAACTAGTAGAGGCTGAAAACGGTCGAGAAGGTTTAGAAAAAGCGTATAAATTTCATCCCGATCTCATTATTACTGACTTAGTAATGCCACTGATGAACGGCTTTGAACTGTTACAGAAAATTCGCGTCTCAGAGCAACTTTCTGGAATTGTCGCGATCGCCTCTTCTGCTAGTGTATTTGAAACTAATCAATACCGTAGTTTAGCTGCTGGAGCCGATGAATTTTTACCCAAACCAATACAAGCAGAAATTTTATTAGAAATGTTGCGATCGCATTTAAAATTGACTTGGATTTACGAACAACAAGAGAATCAAATAGTCTCATCAATTCAAGATTATGCTAGCCAGCCTCATCAAACCGAGCTGCCTCCGGATGAAATCTTAACTCAACTATACGAACTCGTCAGAAAAGGCGATCTGGATAATATTCTAACCGTAGCCTATCAATTAGAAAAGTTAAGCGATCGATATCTATATTTTGCTCAAGAAATTATTCAGTTAACCGAAAACTTTCAGGTTAAACAACTACGAGAAAAACTGCAAAAATACATAAAAAATTGA
- a CDS encoding metal ABC transporter permease yields MTNLLLEPLSFEFMRLALVTAILLGILCSVIGTYLIVQRMGLLGDVIAHAVLPGLAIAFFLGIDIFVGAFISGTLSTFVISWIQSQSRIKVDVAMALVFSGFLALGITLITVLKSKLDLHQFLFGDLLGVTTIDVWKTFAIAIIILLLVKLFYKELLFYTFDPLGAQAVGLPVTLIHLGLTSAITLTIIASMQAVGIVLVVSLLIGPGATAYLLVKELHQMMIFGSIIGIFSSVTGMYFSYYFNVPSGAAIVLVVSGLFILALLFSPSQGILTQPAVANRSLSILGQFKQSNKRI; encoded by the coding sequence ATGACTAACTTATTACTCGAACCGCTAAGTTTTGAATTTATGCGTTTAGCGCTAGTAACAGCAATTTTACTAGGTATACTTTGCTCGGTTATCGGCACTTACTTAATCGTACAACGGATGGGTTTATTAGGAGATGTTATCGCTCATGCAGTGTTACCAGGACTAGCGATCGCATTTTTTCTAGGAATTGATATATTTGTCGGTGCATTTATTTCCGGTACGCTCAGCACGTTTGTCATCTCTTGGATTCAGTCTCAGTCTCGAATCAAAGTCGATGTAGCAATGGCTTTGGTTTTTTCGGGCTTTTTAGCATTAGGAATTACTCTAATTACCGTACTCAAAAGTAAACTAGATTTACATCAGTTTCTCTTTGGCGATCTTTTAGGAGTCACCACAATCGATGTATGGAAAACTTTCGCGATCGCCATCATCATATTGCTATTAGTTAAGCTATTTTACAAGGAACTATTATTCTATACTTTCGATCCCTTGGGCGCTCAAGCTGTCGGTCTACCAGTCACTTTAATTCACTTAGGCTTAACATCTGCTATTACCTTAACAATTATTGCGAGTATGCAAGCAGTAGGTATAGTGTTAGTAGTTTCGCTTTTAATTGGACCTGGAGCTACAGCTTACTTACTCGTGAAAGAATTACATCAAATGATGATTTTTGGATCGATTATTGGAATTTTTAGTAGTGTCACTGGAATGTATTTTAGTTACTATTTCAATGTTCCTTCTGGTGCGGCGATTGTCTTAGTAGTTTCAGGGTTATTTATATTAGCACTATTATTCAGCCCTTCCCAGGGCATTTTAACCCAGCCAGCAGTAGCAAATCGTTCTCTTTCAATCTTAGGTCAATTCAAACAATCGAACAAACGAATTTAA
- a CDS encoding metal ABC transporter ATP-binding protein gives MLEVQHLTVSYRGVSAVEDVSFRLQPGQIVGAIGPNGAGKSTMVKAMLGLVPTASGVVKYRDRALKQQLNAVAYVPQRTQIDWDYPVTVWNVVMMARTRQTGWWREPNRQSKQIVATAIDRVGMWELRHRQIGELSGGQQQRVFLARSLAQEAELFFFDEPFVGIDKKTETIMFDVFSELKLQGKTLLVITHDLATTLIKCDRLLLLNRQLIANGSLKEVTTTANIQRAYGDSILLIRNSEFGIRN, from the coding sequence ATGTTAGAAGTCCAACATTTAACCGTCAGCTATCGAGGTGTATCTGCTGTTGAAGATGTCAGTTTTCGCCTGCAACCAGGACAAATCGTTGGCGCGATCGGTCCTAATGGTGCGGGTAAAAGCACGATGGTCAAGGCAATGTTGGGTTTAGTACCAACTGCAAGTGGAGTGGTAAAGTATCGCGATCGCGCCTTAAAACAACAGCTGAATGCAGTAGCATACGTCCCTCAACGCACGCAAATTGACTGGGATTATCCCGTGACCGTGTGGAACGTTGTCATGATGGCACGAACGAGACAGACGGGATGGTGGCGCGAACCCAATCGTCAATCTAAGCAAATTGTCGCTACTGCTATAGATCGAGTTGGGATGTGGGAACTGCGTCACAGACAAATTGGCGAGTTATCCGGCGGACAACAGCAGCGAGTCTTCTTAGCGCGATCGCTAGCACAGGAAGCAGAATTATTCTTTTTTGACGAGCCATTTGTTGGTATCGACAAGAAAACCGAAACAATTATGTTTGATGTATTTTCCGAATTAAAATTGCAAGGTAAAACTCTATTAGTTATTACCCACGATCTCGCCACAACATTAATCAAATGCGATCGGCTCTTATTATTAAATCGTCAGTTAATCGCCAACGGTTCTCTCAAAGAAGTCACGACAACAGCCAACATCCAACGCGCCTACGGTGACAGCATTTTGTTAATTCGGAATTCGGAATTCGGAATTCGGAATTAG
- a CDS encoding metal ABC transporter solute-binding protein, Zn/Mn family, which produces MLKLSVKSIATFAIALGLAGLNLKGDEAIAQKNNLPLVVATNSVTCGLTQEIAANTIDLKCLIEPGADPHLYQPKPEDSKAIEQAQLILYGGYNFESGLIKLIKATSNPVPKVAVHEIGVPKPQQLEEDGQTVTDPHVWHNAQNGIRIANAIADSLSKAFPNNTAKYTSNTKQLTGELKQIDTWIKSQIQTIPPGQRKLVTTHDAMGYYANAYGIPIEGALQGISTEERPTAARVAELVKDIRKSGVPTIFAEKTVNPQLIEAVAREAKVKVADRELYADGLGEPGTDGDTYPKMLVANTRTIVEGLGGSYAAFESAP; this is translated from the coding sequence ATGTTAAAGTTGTCTGTCAAATCTATAGCGACCTTTGCGATCGCACTTGGTCTAGCTGGATTGAATCTTAAAGGGGATGAGGCGATCGCGCAGAAAAATAACTTACCACTTGTAGTTGCAACTAACAGCGTTACCTGCGGATTAACTCAAGAAATCGCGGCAAACACCATAGACTTAAAATGTTTAATCGAGCCTGGTGCTGACCCTCACTTATATCAACCGAAACCAGAAGATAGCAAAGCGATCGAGCAAGCGCAATTAATTTTGTATGGTGGTTACAACTTTGAGTCTGGTCTCATTAAACTAATCAAAGCCACCTCTAACCCCGTACCTAAAGTAGCAGTGCATGAGATTGGCGTTCCCAAACCCCAACAACTTGAGGAAGACGGACAAACCGTTACCGATCCGCACGTCTGGCATAATGCCCAAAACGGTATTCGCATCGCCAATGCGATCGCTGACTCCTTGTCAAAAGCATTTCCGAATAACACCGCAAAATATACCAGCAATACCAAACAACTGACGGGTGAACTCAAACAGATCGATACTTGGATTAAATCCCAGATTCAGACAATTCCACCCGGACAGCGTAAATTAGTCACTACCCACGATGCAATGGGTTACTATGCAAATGCTTATGGAATTCCAATTGAAGGAGCCTTACAAGGGATTAGCACGGAAGAAAGACCTACAGCTGCCAGGGTAGCAGAACTCGTCAAAGATATCAGAAAATCTGGCGTTCCGACAATATTTGCTGAAAAAACAGTCAACCCGCAACTGATTGAAGCTGTAGCAAGGGAAGCAAAAGTCAAAGTTGCAGATAGAGAACTCTACGCTGATGGATTAGGAGAACCAGGCACAGACGGCGATACTTACCCAAAGATGCTAGTTGCCAATACCCGCACGATTGTCGAGGGATTAGGGGGTAGTTATGCGGCATTTGAGTCCGCGCCGTAG
- a CDS encoding alpha/beta hydrolase, with the protein MNPPLRLPIIVTRQRLFLFIIALLLIVLSWWQIAAARTGLIVQSLSRDGIPMLYVAPVRSPKIPGVLIAHGFAGSKQLMLGYAYTLAHAGYAVMLWDFSGHGANSKPLARSSLQADLDTAYKALLAQPRVDPQRVAVLGHSMGSGAAMTAAIQQSDRFTATVAISPTRAAVTPQVPANLQLQAGNWEPRFVATAQQLLQQAGGESQGRSLVIVPNAEHITILFRQASHQAAKTWLDRSFGIQNSSNYIDNRMTWYGVHLFAWLLILGAVAPTISSEPTLRQPPRIWQRFPARGVSDLLFQAAIQVHNSDTVSKSDRLKSWIGLILSPLGAIGILALLNRNTDIASLGGVLVGGALGIWFYAAGIVWLLANLRLPRLTPAGLGLGLGLFLLLWVAFGAMAQVVWLQWWLVPVRLQLWLWLSLLCFPWLLASGIAQRQSSLKSRFIWWLGQSLVLVIGLLATIQMLPQIGFIFLLLPIFPLFLAMFAIASASVKDVWAYAIGCSLFFSWAIAAAFPLVG; encoded by the coding sequence GTGAACCCGCCCCTACGACTCCCGATTATTGTGACTCGCCAACGCTTATTTCTATTTATTATTGCTTTACTCCTCATCGTACTTTCCTGGTGGCAAATTGCGGCTGCAAGAACTGGGCTAATCGTACAATCCCTCTCTAGAGATGGCATACCAATGCTGTATGTCGCACCAGTGCGATCGCCAAAAATACCAGGAGTACTGATAGCTCACGGTTTTGCAGGCTCTAAGCAATTAATGTTGGGTTATGCCTACACGCTGGCTCATGCAGGCTATGCGGTGATGTTGTGGGATTTTAGCGGGCATGGAGCTAATAGCAAACCCTTGGCACGATCGTCACTCCAAGCCGATCTCGATACTGCATACAAAGCTTTACTCGCTCAGCCTAGAGTCGATCCGCAACGAGTCGCTGTATTGGGACATTCGATGGGTAGCGGTGCAGCGATGACAGCAGCAATTCAACAAAGCGATCGCTTTACTGCAACTGTGGCGATCTCTCCTACTAGAGCCGCAGTTACACCCCAAGTTCCCGCTAACTTGCAACTACAGGCAGGAAATTGGGAACCGCGTTTTGTTGCCACTGCCCAGCAATTACTACAACAAGCAGGGGGAGAAAGTCAAGGGCGATCGCTCGTCATCGTTCCCAATGCCGAACATATTACTATTCTCTTTCGCCAAGCTAGCCACCAAGCAGCTAAAACCTGGCTCGATCGCAGTTTTGGTATTCAAAATTCCAGCAATTATATAGATAATCGCATGACTTGGTATGGCGTACATCTATTTGCGTGGCTTCTGATTTTAGGCGCTGTTGCTCCTACGATCTCAAGCGAGCCAACACTACGTCAGCCACCGAGAATCTGGCAGCGCTTTCCTGCAAGAGGAGTATCAGATCTGCTGTTTCAAGCAGCAATTCAGGTTCACAATTCTGACACTGTAAGTAAAAGCGATCGCCTTAAAAGTTGGATTGGTTTAATCTTGAGTCCTTTAGGGGCAATTGGCATACTCGCATTACTAAACCGCAACACAGACATTGCCAGCTTAGGTGGCGTGTTAGTAGGTGGTGCGTTGGGAATTTGGTTTTATGCGGCTGGTATCGTCTGGCTGTTGGCTAACTTGCGTTTACCGCGTTTGACTCCAGCAGGATTGGGATTGGGTTTGGGGCTGTTTCTCCTGCTTTGGGTTGCTTTTGGGGCGATGGCGCAGGTAGTCTGGTTACAGTGGTGGTTGGTTCCCGTTCGCTTGCAACTGTGGCTGTGGTTATCGTTGCTGTGTTTTCCCTGGCTGCTTGCTTCCGGTATTGCCCAAAGACAAAGTAGCCTTAAATCGCGATTTATTTGGTGGTTGGGACAAAGTTTAGTCTTAGTCATAGGACTGTTGGCAACAATCCAAATGCTGCCCCAAATTGGTTTTATCTTCCTCTTATTGCCTATCTTCCCCTTATTTTTGGCAATGTTCGCGATCGCATCTGCCTCTGTCAAAGATGTTTGGGCTTATGCAATTGGATGTTCTCTATTTTTCAGTTGGGCGATCGCGGCTGCTTTTCCCCTGGTAGGATAA
- a CDS encoding Uma2 family endonuclease, with protein MNSQLLSSAISQPLSEQRVVLEGVSWQQYELLLATLGDDFPGLRLSYLEGTLEIMTTSSLHEELKKTIGMLMEAYFQESRIRFHAIGSATFRKVAKQRGLEPDECYCLGQKKEFPDLAIEVVLSSGMVDKLEIYRGLRVTEVWVWESGQFTIYHLRAEEYERITTSELLPDCDTGLLANYVKPEEQFDAVMAFREQLRTRSPG; from the coding sequence ATGAATTCTCAACTATTGTCTTCAGCGATTTCACAACCCTTGTCAGAACAGCGTGTAGTGCTGGAGGGCGTAAGTTGGCAGCAGTATGAATTGTTGCTAGCAACCTTGGGCGATGATTTTCCAGGGTTGCGGTTGAGCTATTTGGAAGGAACTCTAGAAATTATGACCACCTCTTCACTGCACGAAGAACTCAAAAAAACGATTGGGATGTTAATGGAGGCGTACTTTCAGGAGTCGCGCATCCGCTTTCATGCAATCGGCTCGGCAACATTTCGTAAGGTGGCGAAACAGCGCGGATTGGAGCCAGATGAGTGCTATTGCTTGGGGCAGAAAAAGGAGTTTCCCGATCTAGCGATTGAGGTTGTATTGAGTAGTGGCATGGTGGATAAGCTAGAGATTTATCGCGGGTTGAGGGTAACGGAAGTGTGGGTTTGGGAAAGCGGGCAATTTACGATTTATCATCTACGCGCTGAGGAATACGAGCGAATTACAACAAGCGAGTTATTGCCGGATTGTGACACGGGGTTATTAGCAAACTATGTGAAACCAGAGGAACAGTTTGATGCGGTGATGGCGTTTCGAGAGCAACTAAGAACGCGATCGCCAGGATGA
- a CDS encoding TonB-dependent siderophore receptor: MSGWKSSRICVWAIASIALSLLGILPSRAAEVKTESRLQDLQRPTTTVKDWLAQTSTPIEITGVRLNQTASGLEVLLETTSKQPLSIVTSGYGRTYVANIVNARLALPEGSFRQDNPIAGITVVSVTQQGANGIRISAIGSEGIPVAKVRQSNGNTVFSLTTPTVPTAQIPQSAPPEGETALPQTPTQPGESTPEVQEEIPAPQAPAPDGTAQGDEEMEIVVTDEREEGYRVPNTSVGTRTDTPLRDIPQSIQVVPQEVLRDQNVNTLDEALRNVSGVTTNSGPDSFSEAGYIIRGFGTSSRSGGNFLRNGLREGGDILRDFTPNIERIEALLGPASVLYGNANPGGTINILTKQPLRDPFYAIDATIGNYDFYEGAIDLSGPLNDSKTLLYRLNVGYQNRGSFIDLIEASIFTISPVVSVDIGERTRLTLEGEYTERSIVSYQGLPAVGTVLPNPNGEIPRDRFTGEPDGTINNTITRVGYRLEHQFSDNWALQNVFSARIQSNEPGNEFYILTEDGLADDNRTLNRQAIDNTVDYEDYDLATYLTGKFSTGSINHELLLGIDLSSSFLAFDRPSIIPTTLDIFDPVYGRATESSIDAFDGDQLTRTLGIYVQNLVTLTENLKLLLGGRFDLFEQDFRFQSDIDSASGDAFSPRVGLVYQPIQPISLYASYSKSFLPVQGTAFGGGAFEPEGGTQYEIGLKADVSEQLSATLALYHLTRTNVTTEDPDNLEFQIQTGEQRSRGVELRIAGEILPGWNIIASYAYTDAQITEDNTLPVGNRLNNVPENSLNLWTSYEIQRGTLQGLGFGLGLFYVGERQGDLENSFQVPSYLRTDAAIFYNRDRFRAALNFRNLFDIDYFEGSLGSNVFPGAPFTVLGTVSWEF, from the coding sequence ATGAGTGGCTGGAAGTCGTCAAGGATTTGCGTATGGGCGATCGCCTCTATAGCGTTGAGCTTGCTGGGAATATTGCCGAGTCGAGCGGCTGAAGTTAAAACTGAATCCCGACTCCAAGATTTGCAACGTCCGACAACAACTGTTAAAGACTGGCTGGCTCAAACTTCAACGCCAATCGAGATTACAGGGGTACGACTTAACCAAACTGCTAGCGGTTTGGAAGTGTTATTAGAAACTACTAGCAAGCAACCGCTATCGATTGTAACTTCTGGCTACGGGAGAACATATGTAGCTAACATTGTCAATGCTCGTCTAGCTCTACCAGAAGGAAGCTTTCGTCAGGACAACCCCATTGCAGGAATTACCGTTGTCAGCGTTACCCAGCAGGGAGCAAATGGGATTAGGATAAGTGCGATCGGCTCTGAAGGTATACCAGTAGCAAAGGTCAGGCAGAGTAATGGCAATACCGTTTTCAGTTTAACTACTCCTACTGTTCCCACAGCCCAAATACCTCAGTCAGCGCCACCAGAAGGAGAAACCGCGCTGCCTCAAACTCCGACTCAACCAGGAGAATCTACACCAGAAGTACAAGAGGAAATCCCTGCACCACAAGCACCCGCGCCAGATGGAACCGCACAAGGGGACGAGGAAATGGAAATTGTGGTGACGGATGAGCGGGAAGAGGGCTATCGCGTACCGAATACCAGCGTAGGAACTCGAACCGATACACCATTGCGTGACATTCCCCAATCAATCCAGGTTGTACCCCAGGAAGTATTGCGCGACCAGAATGTTAATACCCTAGATGAAGCCTTGAGAAACGTAAGTGGGGTAACTACAAATAGTGGTCCAGACAGTTTCAGCGAAGCTGGGTACATTATTCGAGGCTTTGGTACGTCAAGCCGTAGTGGTGGTAATTTTCTCAGAAATGGATTAAGGGAAGGTGGAGATATACTTAGGGATTTTACCCCCAATATCGAAAGAATCGAAGCACTCTTAGGTCCAGCTTCTGTGCTTTATGGAAACGCCAATCCAGGCGGAACTATCAACATACTGACGAAACAACCCTTACGCGATCCTTTCTATGCTATTGATGCCACCATTGGCAATTATGACTTCTATGAGGGTGCGATCGATCTATCGGGACCATTAAACGACTCCAAAACACTGTTATATCGTCTCAATGTCGGCTACCAGAATCGAGGCAGCTTCATCGATCTTATTGAAGCCAGTATCTTCACTATTTCGCCTGTCGTAAGTGTGGATATTGGAGAGCGAACTCGCTTAACCTTAGAAGGCGAATACACAGAAAGAAGCATTGTTAGTTACCAAGGCTTGCCAGCAGTGGGTACAGTACTTCCTAATCCAAATGGTGAAATCCCGCGCGATCGCTTCACTGGAGAACCTGACGGTACTATTAATAACACTATTACCAGAGTAGGCTATCGGTTAGAACATCAATTCAGCGACAACTGGGCATTACAAAATGTTTTCTCGGCAAGAATTCAAAGCAATGAACCTGGAAATGAGTTCTATATTCTTACTGAAGATGGTCTTGCCGACGATAATCGAACCTTAAATCGTCAGGCGATCGACAACACAGTTGATTACGAAGACTACGACCTAGCTACTTACCTGACGGGCAAATTTTCAACTGGGTCAATTAACCACGAGCTACTCCTGGGAATCGATTTGAGCAGCTCATTCTTAGCATTTGACCGACCTAGCATTATCCCAACAACGTTAGACATATTTGACCCTGTGTACGGGCGTGCTACTGAATCATCCATCGACGCTTTTGATGGAGATCAACTAACAAGAACTCTGGGGATTTATGTTCAAAATCTGGTAACACTAACAGAAAATCTCAAGTTATTGTTGGGCGGGCGATTCGATCTATTTGAACAAGACTTTCGTTTTCAAAGCGATATCGACAGTGCATCGGGGGATGCGTTCAGTCCCCGTGTCGGGCTTGTTTATCAGCCGATTCAACCGATTTCACTCTATGCTAGCTATAGCAAATCGTTTCTTCCAGTTCAAGGCACTGCCTTTGGTGGTGGCGCATTTGAACCAGAGGGCGGGACTCAATATGAAATTGGGCTCAAAGCAGACGTGAGCGAGCAACTTTCAGCAACTCTGGCACTTTATCACCTGACCCGCACTAATGTCACAACGGAAGACCCAGATAATCTAGAGTTTCAGATTCAAACAGGGGAGCAGCGCAGCCGAGGTGTTGAACTCAGAATTGCAGGCGAAATTCTCCCTGGATGGAACATTATCGCAAGTTATGCTTACACCGATGCCCAAATTACCGAAGACAATACGCTTCCCGTGGGTAATCGTTTGAATAATGTACCTGAAAATTCCTTGAATTTGTGGACTAGCTACGAAATTCAACGAGGTACTTTACAAGGGTTAGGGTTTGGCTTGGGCTTGTTTTATGTCGGCGAACGGCAAGGGGATTTAGAGAATAGCTTCCAAGTTCCTAGCTATTTGCGGACAGATGCTGCAATTTTTTACAATCGCGATCGCTTCCGCGCTGCCCTCAATTTTAGAAATCTGTTCGATATCGATTATTTTGAAGGTAGCTTAGGCTCAAATGTTTTCCCTGGTGCGCCGTTTACAGTGCTGGGTACAGTTTCGTGGGAGTTTTAG
- a CDS encoding Uma2 family endonuclease yields MNQSISTTSKRLTFEEFLAYDDGTDTRYELVDGELVEMPTESHENCQIAKLLMFELAKYFAIALLNLKDVEIEVSGRGAKVRLPDLLVLSEEGYAALQGKTRNIITRDMPPPILIIEVVSPGDENRTRDYRYKRTEYAARGIAEYWIVDPQERRITVCQWVEGQYEDKVFAGENRIESTVIPAFALAAEQIFAFAQN; encoded by the coding sequence ATGAATCAGAGCATTTCTACAACTTCAAAACGGTTGACGTTTGAAGAATTCCTCGCCTATGACGATGGCACGGACACGCGCTATGAATTGGTGGATGGAGAATTAGTAGAAATGCCGACAGAATCGCATGAGAACTGCCAGATTGCGAAACTTTTGATGTTTGAATTGGCAAAATATTTTGCGATCGCACTTCTCAACCTCAAAGACGTTGAAATTGAAGTGAGCGGACGAGGGGCAAAAGTCCGGCTTCCCGATTTGCTCGTGCTGAGTGAAGAAGGCTACGCAGCACTGCAAGGCAAAACCCGCAACATCATTACTCGCGATATGCCACCGCCGATCCTAATTATTGAAGTCGTTTCGCCTGGTGATGAGAATCGGACTCGCGATTATCGGTACAAGCGAACCGAGTATGCAGCGCGGGGCATTGCCGAATATTGGATCGTCGATCCTCAAGAACGGCGGATTACAGTATGTCAGTGGGTAGAAGGGCAGTACGAGGACAAAGTATTTGCGGGTGAAAATCGAATTGAATCGACGGTGATTCCCGCATTTGCGCTCGCAGCAGAGCAGATATTTGCATTTGCTCAAAATTAA